DNA from Synechococcus sp. CBW1108:
TTATTAAACCAACTTTAAACCCTGCTTAATATCATGTCTAGTATTTATTCTTCTGGAGAATACTTCAATAAAAATCCAGGCTGGCATCAAGATCACTCACAATGGAAGTCTTCTCTTGTACAACGGGTACTTAAAAATAATTGTATTTTGCCAAGCAGAATATTAGAGGTGGGCTGTGGTGCTGGAGGTATACTAGAGGATTTATACCTCTCAATTCAGCCTCAGCCTTTCTGTTTGGGGTATGATGTCTCACCACAAGCGTATTCATTGGCAGCTAAACGCCAAGTCACCGGATTGGAGTTCCGACTCGGATCTCCCGATCAAGATACATCATCATTTGATGTTGTCCTAGCAATGGACGTATTAGAGCATGTGGAGGATTACCTTGGATTTATTCGAATGTTGAAGTCACTCGGTTCTTGGAAAATATTTCATATTCCCTTGGATCTGAGCATGATTAGTATGTATAGACCATCCTATTTGCAGCAAGCTCGTGAAGGTGTTGGACATATCCATTATTTTACCCGTGAGACAGCACTTGCATCCTTGGAGCATGCTGGCTTAGTTGTTAAAGACTGGTTCTTTACATCTGTCCATTTAGAACTTGGTGGTAACGGGCAGAAAAGATTGCAAATGCTGCGAAAGTTTCTCTTCTTTCGTAACCCAGATTTATGTTCCCGGCTTTTAGGTGATCTTTCAATTCTCGTATTGGCAGAGTGAATCTTTCAATTATTTCTGATTCTGATCAAGCTGGTTCAAGCGGCGTAGGCGACTATGCTTTGCTTCTTGCAGAATCACTTAAAGCTAGAAATATAAATGTATTTTTTCACAAGTTGGGGCCTTCCTATTCCAACTCCCATTCTGACTTTGCTGAACGTTTGCGACAAGCCAAACCTGATTGGGTGAGTTTGCACTTTGTACCTTATGCATATGCCCATCGCGGGTTTGTAGGTAAGCGGACTCTCCCATGGAGGGATCTTCGCGGCCGTTTAGGTACCCACATTCTTTTCCACGAAATCTGGATAGGAGCACATAGAGGCGCGCCATGGAGACAGCGGGCTACCGGTCTGATTCAGCGGCTCGGTATTCAGCAGGCAATGCAAGAATTGCGACCAGATGTTGTTCATTGTACAAATCCCTTGTATTCAGCTATGCTGAACAGAGCAGGTATAGCCAACAAGATTCTGCCGTTGTTTGGAGCTATTCCTATTATTAATAATGGCCATGATCCGTACTCTAGGCTATTTACAAGCCTTGTTGCGGGAAGTAAAAAATCTGAATGGGTCGTTGCAGCAATGTTTGGATCTATCTATCCATCACAAAATCTGCTAAGAGCCTTGAGTTGGCTTAATGACAGATGTTGTTCTCAAGCTAAGCGCCTATTATTGGTAAGCTTGGGTAATTCCCCTACTGCATCATCCACCTTTGAAGCATTAGCTGCAGGTTTTTCAGAGCGACGTACACCCTTTTTTCATACGACTGGCAAACTTGACACTTCAACCCTTTCTTCCTGGATCCTTGGTGCGGACTGTGGCTTTTCAACCACTCCCTTCAACATCATCGAAAAGAGTAGCTCTGCGATAGCATTTGTCGAACATGGTATTCCTGTGATCGTCATGGATCCCGGCTCCGCTATAGCGGATTTACCATTCCAGCAACTTGACCTTGCGCCGGAGTTCTGGCTATTTGGCGATAAACGCTTAGAAGAACTAGATCTTCTGCCGCCCCGCCGAGAGCCGTTTCCTCGTCGCGATTTTGTTGTAGATAAACTTTTAAATGATTTGAAAATTTATGGGCACTGATTTAGACCTAAAACCTATCCCGACGAGTGTTCGTACACTTCTTTGCCACAGAGATGTGGATTTAGCAATCAATTGTCTAGGTTCGGTACTAAAGTATTCTGTTGATCCAGTTCGACTTGTAATTCATGAAGACGGGTCCCTTACACCCTCTGATCGCATAAAGCTTGCAGAAGGTCTTCCTGGTTCACGGATATTTGATCGTTCCGAAGCGGATAGCATTATGTCTGTGCGTCTTGCTTCTAGTCCTAATGCGTTAGCTTTTCGGCAGAGCTCTGTTTGGGGGCTGAAACTGCTGGATGTAGTTATAGCCGAGAGCGGTCTTTGTTTTTACCTTGATTCTGATATTCGTTTTTTTAGGCCGTTTCGCGGGTTGTTTGTAGATGCTGCTACAAGAGGTCGCTCTGTATTTCTTCGCGATACAGTTTGGCAAGCTTATTCTATTCGACCCTGGCATCTTCTTGACAATCGGAGATTGCAGGTTGCCTCTGGTATAAATACTGGCTTGACTCTATTTGATCCACAGTTGTTTGATCTCGATTACGTAGATTGGTTTTTGAAACAGTTGGACTGGCGTTATTTACCTGCTTGGACTGAACCTACCTGCTGGGCGGCTCTAGCCTTGCGTGCTGATGGCCATGCTGTAGACCCTCGCCAACTATGTAACTTATACCCTTCTGCAAGTGTCACCAATTTGACTATCGGTGCTCACTTCCTTTCATCATATCGTGCCAATTGGAACTCCCTACTTCATCAACCTTTGCAGGATACAAATGCATTGCCAGAGGATGTAAGGTTCCATCAACTTAAGTCATTGACGCCATTGGCGTTGGCTGCTAATCAAGTTAAGCGTAAACTACAGAATACATTTGTGAGCTTAACGTCTGCGAATAGTTAGTTTTGTTAAAGACTTCATCTTGCCCCTCGAACTTCATACAAGGTCTTTCTACTATTATATATCCATTACCTGTGCGGGCAAGACCCAAGTATGCGCGTTATAATATAATCTTTGCTTATCTTTTGACATCGGGCTCATATCTTACTTAGTTCCAGTTAGAGATTTCTTTGTAGAAGAGACACCGGCTGCTATTTCAAAAGCTGACTGGGTTGCTACCAGTTGGCTGCGAACGGATGCCTTCTGATTCTCTCGTATTATTAGGAGCAGAACTAGGTAACGAAACTTGGCTCACCTCCCTTCCCTGATCACTAATCTGGTAAACCTGCGTTAATAAATCGATCGCAGCTCCCCCAACACCATCTAGCCGCAAGGCTGTGATGATCCGGGGAACCCCAGAAGTTCAGGTCTGATCCTCCGTAGGCCGACACGACTTCCTGTCGTTGTCTTCCGGAAGATCTGTCGACCTGGATTGATGGGGCCGATCAGCAAAGAAGCCAGTGACCTAATATGAGCCTGGTCGAGAGGCCCCAACCGCTGCGCGAAAGCCAAGGGCTATACAGTCCTGTCCGGCTTCCCAGCTGATCGCTCCTTCCCCACCACCATCAAGAAGCGATGGCATCATTAACCATGGCACAGGTCTGCAAGGGCCGAGAACCTGACGTCGTGATCGGCATCGACACCCACAAAGACATTCACGTGGCCGTCGCACTTCCCCCCAATGGCGGCAGGCTCGGAGAGCACCGTATCCCCTCTACTCGCACGGATACGACGATCTGATCGTCTGGACCGAGGAGTTTGGCTCCAACTCCGTCTACGCGATTGAAGGTACAAGCTCCTAAGGGCCGGTCTGACCCGCGAGCTTCTGGATGCTGGTTTCCCCGTCGTCGAAGTGAACCGAACGGATCGATCTATTAGGCGACGGCTCGGCAAGGACGTAGACGCCAGTCTTCCGCGAAGCGGTTGCCATCGACGCGGAGCCGGCCGCAAGGTCATACCTGGCGGGTACAGCCACTGCTACACCTAAAACCGGCGCCGACCAAGTGGAGATGATCCGGATGTTCTAGCCGTTGGCTTCTGCGCAGCAGTAGCTGGCCAAAGATTCGGCCACGGAGGGCAAGACCTGTGCGATCAACCAGATCAAGGCACTCCTGGTGACGGCACCGGCGGCCCTGCGGGAGCGACTCGGAAACCTCACCCGGCGGCCTTTGATCGATGCCTGTGCCGCTCTGCGCCCCGGTGTTCTTGATGGGCCCATGGCTGCGGCCAAGCTTGCACTAAGGACCCTGGCCCGCCGGATTCAATCCCTGTAGCAGGAGATTGGGGTGCTGCGCGGAGACCTCGATTCCCTCACCAAGGCTGTCTGCCCGGGGCTGCGCCAG
Protein-coding regions in this window:
- a CDS encoding class I SAM-dependent methyltransferase yields the protein MSSIYSSGEYFNKNPGWHQDHSQWKSSLVQRVLKNNCILPSRILEVGCGAGGILEDLYLSIQPQPFCLGYDVSPQAYSLAAKRQVTGLEFRLGSPDQDTSSFDVVLAMDVLEHVEDYLGFIRMLKSLGSWKIFHIPLDLSMISMYRPSYLQQAREGVGHIHYFTRETALASLEHAGLVVKDWFFTSVHLELGGNGQKRLQMLRKFLFFRNPDLCSRLLGDLSILVLAE
- a CDS encoding glycosyltransferase; amino-acid sequence: MNLSIISDSDQAGSSGVGDYALLLAESLKARNINVFFHKLGPSYSNSHSDFAERLRQAKPDWVSLHFVPYAYAHRGFVGKRTLPWRDLRGRLGTHILFHEIWIGAHRGAPWRQRATGLIQRLGIQQAMQELRPDVVHCTNPLYSAMLNRAGIANKILPLFGAIPIINNGHDPYSRLFTSLVAGSKKSEWVVAAMFGSIYPSQNLLRALSWLNDRCCSQAKRLLLVSLGNSPTASSTFEALAAGFSERRTPFFHTTGKLDTSTLSSWILGADCGFSTTPFNIIEKSSSAIAFVEHGIPVIVMDPGSAIADLPFQQLDLAPEFWLFGDKRLEELDLLPPRREPFPRRDFVVDKLLNDLKIYGH